The following proteins are co-located in the Sandaracinaceae bacterium genome:
- a CDS encoding NAD(P)H-dependent oxidoreductase produces the protein MATLRLLSVCGSLKAGSSNHALLERLPGLAEPGVVLSAFEGLRDLPPFDEDANEGAPPHGVAAWREALAAADGVFIACPEYGHSLPGALKNAIDWVFGSGELYRKPVVITAASAGPGRGLRGLAALAQTLNALEAMVLGGEPIPRGPGLDEAARRLLAQLVAAARHAREAREAGEPVSDPPGSELPAPIDALVRGTWLRPLLLTRLWQGRDTAAAPPSGADVDGSVRALSELLALSLGVAPPGGPALVLARLDGVLASDDAALGRALLEALIARVDASPTLATALSELGPHALAQLG, from the coding sequence ATGGCGACGCTGCGTTTGCTCTCCGTGTGTGGCAGCTTGAAGGCTGGCTCCAGCAATCACGCGCTCCTCGAGCGACTGCCTGGCCTGGCCGAGCCGGGCGTGGTGCTGAGCGCGTTCGAGGGACTACGGGATCTGCCGCCGTTCGACGAGGACGCGAACGAAGGGGCACCGCCACACGGCGTGGCCGCTTGGCGCGAGGCGCTCGCCGCCGCGGACGGCGTGTTCATCGCGTGTCCGGAGTACGGCCACAGCCTCCCCGGAGCGCTCAAGAACGCCATCGACTGGGTGTTCGGCTCGGGCGAGCTGTACCGCAAGCCCGTGGTCATCACTGCAGCGAGCGCGGGGCCCGGTCGCGGCCTGCGGGGCCTCGCCGCGCTGGCGCAGACCCTGAACGCGCTCGAGGCCATGGTGCTGGGGGGGGAGCCCATCCCCCGCGGGCCCGGGCTGGACGAAGCGGCGAGACGGTTGCTCGCTCAGCTGGTGGCGGCGGCGCGTCACGCTCGCGAAGCGCGCGAGGCTGGCGAGCCAGTGTCGGATCCACCCGGGAGCGAGCTGCCCGCGCCCATCGACGCGCTGGTCCGTGGTACCTGGCTCCGTCCGTTGCTGCTCACGCGCCTCTGGCAGGGGAGGGACACGGCTGCGGCGCCGCCGTCAGGTGCCGACGTGGACGGCTCCGTGCGCGCGCTGTCCGAGCTCCTCGCCCTGTCGCTGGGCGTCGCCCCGCCCGGTGGCCCGGCCCTGGTGCTGGCCCGCCTGGATGGTGTCCTGGCGAGCGACGACGCCGCACTGGGGCGTGCGCTGCTGGAGGCGCTCATCGCCCGCGTCGACGCCTCGCCCACCCTGGCGACCGCGCTCTCCGAGCTGGGGCCACACGCGCTCGCGCAGCTGGGCTGA
- a CDS encoding TolC family protein → MRRARRGRPARRCAWLPAAFVALCSQEGRAQSEADGPLTVEHVLQSTVEHHPSVSAALANESVAEAELLRARGAFDPTLSVRGALTQGGYYELRRADAELRAPTPWLGAEFWARYRYGQGVDGEARYPTYYSDQTLDRGELRVGVRVPLLRDRQTDERRAGRERAELGVAAAGHTRALALIELERRAAAAYWSWVAAGRAEQVCRELLSLAEERLDAVTQRAAAGLIPEVEALEAERSVLSRGDCVIQARRGVEAASLVLGLFVRNAAGAPAPPSAMRLPAALPVPDAPVDAEAAAERVLACHPRLAAKRAQVEQLRVARDLAQARRLPRLDAQAQLSRDFGEGATSLPGTVFELGLQLSVPLALREARGQLAAAEARVTAAEQELRLMEDELRAELGDIESAYRAAHERHALLARLSETTARLAEAERRRFELGATSLLVVNMREQAVGDAAMSLLQAVRALWDQSVRWGAATRCS, encoded by the coding sequence ATGCGCCGCGCACGACGTGGGCGTCCCGCGAGGCGCTGCGCGTGGCTGCCGGCGGCCTTCGTGGCGCTGTGTTCGCAAGAGGGACGCGCGCAGAGCGAGGCCGACGGGCCGCTCACCGTCGAGCACGTGCTGCAGTCTACGGTGGAGCACCACCCGAGCGTCAGCGCTGCGCTCGCCAACGAGAGCGTCGCGGAGGCCGAGCTGCTGCGCGCGCGCGGGGCCTTCGACCCGACGCTGAGCGTGCGGGGGGCGCTCACGCAAGGGGGGTACTACGAGCTGCGCCGCGCGGACGCCGAGCTGCGCGCGCCCACGCCTTGGCTGGGCGCCGAGTTCTGGGCGCGCTACCGCTACGGGCAGGGGGTCGACGGGGAGGCGCGCTACCCCACGTACTACTCCGACCAGACGCTCGACCGCGGCGAGCTGCGCGTCGGCGTGCGTGTGCCCCTGCTGCGTGACCGCCAGACCGACGAGCGGCGCGCTGGACGTGAGCGAGCCGAGCTGGGCGTCGCGGCCGCGGGCCACACCCGCGCGCTCGCGCTCATCGAGCTGGAGCGGCGCGCGGCGGCAGCGTACTGGTCGTGGGTCGCCGCGGGCCGCGCCGAGCAAGTGTGCCGCGAGCTGCTCAGCCTCGCCGAGGAGCGCCTGGACGCCGTGACGCAGCGGGCTGCGGCGGGGCTCATCCCCGAGGTCGAGGCGCTCGAGGCGGAGCGTTCGGTCCTGTCGCGGGGTGACTGCGTCATCCAGGCGCGCCGTGGGGTCGAAGCCGCTTCGCTGGTGCTGGGGCTCTTCGTGCGGAACGCCGCGGGGGCGCCTGCGCCCCCGTCCGCGATGCGTCTGCCGGCCGCGCTGCCCGTGCCGGACGCGCCCGTGGACGCGGAGGCCGCCGCCGAGCGCGTGCTCGCGTGTCACCCGCGCCTCGCGGCCAAGCGCGCGCAGGTGGAGCAGCTGCGCGTTGCCCGCGATCTGGCGCAGGCGCGTCGGCTCCCGCGCCTGGACGCGCAGGCGCAGCTCTCGCGGGACTTCGGCGAGGGCGCGACCTCCCTGCCCGGCACGGTCTTCGAGCTGGGCCTGCAGCTCTCGGTGCCCCTCGCCCTGCGCGAGGCGCGCGGGCAGCTTGCCGCGGCGGAGGCCCGCGTCACGGCCGCGGAGCAGGAGCTGCGGCTCATGGAGGACGAGCTGCGCGCCGAGCTGGGGGACATCGAGAGCGCCTACCGGGCGGCGCACGAGCGTCACGCGCTGCTCGCTCGCCTCAGCGAGACCACGGCGCGGCTCGCCGAGGCGGAGAGGCGACGCTTCGAGCTGGGCGCGACGTCGCTGCTGGTCGTCAACATGCGCGAGCAGGCCGTCGGCGATGCCGCCATGTCGCTGCTGCAAGCCGTGCGCGCGCTGTGGGACCAGTCCGTGCGCTGGGGGGCCGCCACGCGCTGTTCATGA
- a CDS encoding HlyD family efflux transporter periplasmic adaptor subunit: MSSRPGHAAVDDGHVAVLLPASRLVPNTTTPVRRARYLALAFAAFLGFAALAPWRQSVSGTGQVFAFLPDERPQVIEATISGRIARWHVVEGQQVEEGELLVELSDNDPDRLARLTLERDAQAERLAAYVEQVTAFRERVEALRQARDAQIAAARAEVRVTTDTLTAQRELLVTAEARVATADIQQARVASLSSDGLASQRERELATLGATDAQASLRSARASVSASEARLRVARSALDRVEASTEADLRAADASLRSAETQVASARASLVQAESRLAQQSAQRVRAPRAGVVQRIMSQQGGAQVSSGATLALLVPRTASRSVQLYVDGNDAALVSPGREVRLQFEGWPAVQFAGWPSVAVGSFAGRVAFVDTSDDGRGDFRVVVVPDPDHEPWPDPTFLRQGTRVKGWLLLEEVTVGFELWRQLNGFPPRYDRAPSTGYEAGSGGAS; the protein is encoded by the coding sequence ATGAGCTCTCGACCCGGACACGCCGCGGTGGACGACGGCCACGTCGCCGTGCTGCTGCCCGCCTCGCGTCTGGTCCCCAACACCACGACGCCCGTCCGCCGCGCGCGCTATCTGGCGCTCGCGTTCGCAGCCTTCCTGGGCTTCGCGGCGCTGGCCCCGTGGCGCCAGAGCGTCTCCGGGACCGGGCAGGTGTTCGCCTTCCTGCCCGACGAGCGACCGCAGGTCATCGAGGCGACCATCTCGGGACGCATCGCGCGTTGGCACGTGGTCGAAGGCCAGCAGGTCGAGGAGGGGGAGCTCCTCGTGGAGCTGAGCGACAACGACCCCGACCGCCTGGCCCGTCTCACGCTCGAGCGTGACGCGCAGGCCGAACGCCTCGCCGCCTACGTCGAGCAGGTCACCGCGTTCCGCGAGCGCGTGGAGGCGTTGCGGCAGGCGCGCGACGCGCAGATCGCGGCCGCCCGCGCAGAGGTGCGCGTGACCACCGACACGCTCACGGCGCAGCGTGAGCTGCTGGTGACGGCCGAGGCCCGTGTGGCCACGGCGGACATCCAGCAAGCGCGCGTGGCATCACTCTCGAGCGACGGCCTCGCCTCGCAGCGTGAGCGCGAGCTGGCGACCCTGGGCGCGACGGACGCCCAGGCCTCGTTGCGGTCCGCGCGCGCCTCGGTCAGCGCCTCGGAGGCCCGCCTGCGCGTGGCGCGGTCCGCTTTGGACCGCGTCGAAGCGTCCACGGAGGCCGACCTGCGCGCCGCCGACGCTTCCCTCCGCTCGGCGGAGACCCAGGTGGCTTCGGCCCGTGCGTCTCTCGTCCAGGCCGAGTCGCGGCTGGCGCAGCAGAGCGCGCAGAGGGTGCGTGCGCCACGCGCGGGTGTCGTGCAGCGCATCATGTCCCAGCAAGGGGGGGCGCAGGTCTCCAGCGGCGCGACGTTGGCGCTGCTCGTGCCACGCACGGCGTCGCGCTCGGTCCAACTCTACGTCGACGGCAACGACGCGGCCCTCGTGAGCCCAGGGCGCGAGGTGCGGCTCCAGTTCGAGGGTTGGCCGGCCGTGCAGTTCGCGGGGTGGCCGAGCGTCGCGGTCGGGAGCTTTGCCGGGCGCGTTGCGTTCGTGGACACGTCCGACGATGGGCGCGGGGACTTCCGCGTGGTGGTGGTGCCCGACCCCGACCACGAGCCCTGGCCCGACCCCACGTTCTTGAGGCAGGGCACGCGCGTGAAGGGCTGGCTGTTGCTGGAAGAGGTCACCGTCGGCTTCGAGCTGTGGCGTCAGCTGAACGGCTTCCCGCCCCGCTACGATCGCGCGCCCTCCACGGGGTACGAGGCAGGCTCCGGAGGGGCCTCATGA
- a CDS encoding ATP-binding cassette domain-containing protein, which yields MSLPSTRDPFVERLRDLIGLPTHSPLPAATPEALVERSADLDMPDVVEEGTDPPPPGPVDMLVTRLARRGIALQRFDAPVSVVCSELRTGRPVAALDRSGSVVLLLERVARLVRVEDEDGSRAWLDPDALADRLGHASAAAEHTWLAVDSPTAFVLPTSEHPSVWRMVSDLLRADRSDLLAIAVYAMGVGVLSLVLPLTVQVLVNTVAFGTLLQPIVVLTLMLAAGLVFAACLQGLQAFMAEVVQRRLFVRVVSELATRLPRLHVDALDQRHGPELLNRFFDVFVAQKALASLAIGGIEAALATFAGLLLLAFYHPVLLAFGGLIILGVAIVLRVLGRGGTRTAIDESKAKYAVAAWLEDMAAQRITLKLAGGAEFAQRRLDRLAAAWLGARDAHFRVVFRQYVGTLGLQVITSAALLGIGGWLVIQRELTIGQLVAAELVVGAVVASLNKLGTKLETAYDLAASADKLHVLLYQPLEREGGAATLRGRGRGRGPAALELSTVSSADGLLDGLSLRVAPGRRLRVSGDERRTDVLVDVLFGLRAPSAGAVLLDGEDLRDVSLRALRQRVAVVDGAEVLPTTIAENVSAVGRAISAREIWETLERVGLAEHVRALPDGLQTVLTPSGTPLTRTDALRLTVARALAAQPGLLVLDRTLDALPPSLGHALLDALGREQTLVVVSHSDGFDAHVDAHLTLTEDSP from the coding sequence ATGTCACTGCCGTCCACCCGAGACCCCTTCGTCGAGCGCCTGCGCGACCTGATCGGCCTGCCGACTCACTCACCACTCCCCGCCGCCACCCCAGAGGCGCTCGTCGAGCGGTCCGCGGACCTCGACATGCCCGACGTCGTCGAGGAGGGCACGGACCCACCCCCGCCGGGTCCGGTCGACATGTTGGTCACGCGGCTCGCGCGGCGCGGGATCGCCCTCCAGCGCTTCGACGCGCCCGTGTCGGTCGTCTGCTCCGAGCTGCGCACGGGGCGCCCCGTCGCGGCGCTCGATCGGAGCGGCTCGGTGGTCCTGCTCCTCGAGCGCGTCGCTCGGCTGGTGCGCGTCGAGGACGAAGACGGGTCTCGCGCCTGGTTGGACCCGGACGCGCTCGCCGACCGCCTCGGGCACGCGAGCGCAGCCGCCGAGCACACGTGGCTCGCGGTCGACTCTCCGACGGCGTTCGTGTTGCCGACCAGCGAGCACCCTTCGGTCTGGCGGATGGTGAGCGACCTGTTGCGCGCAGACCGCTCGGACCTGCTCGCCATCGCCGTCTACGCCATGGGGGTGGGCGTCCTGTCGCTCGTGTTGCCCTTGACCGTGCAGGTCCTGGTCAACACGGTCGCGTTCGGGACGCTGCTCCAGCCCATCGTGGTCCTCACGCTGATGCTCGCCGCCGGGCTCGTCTTCGCCGCTTGCCTCCAGGGGCTGCAGGCCTTCATGGCCGAGGTCGTGCAGCGGCGCCTGTTCGTACGCGTCGTGTCGGAGCTGGCCACGCGCCTACCGCGGCTCCACGTCGACGCGCTCGACCAGCGGCACGGGCCCGAGCTGCTGAACCGCTTCTTCGACGTGTTCGTCGCACAGAAGGCGCTCGCGTCGCTCGCCATCGGCGGCATCGAGGCAGCGCTGGCGACGTTCGCGGGCTTGCTCCTGCTCGCGTTCTACCACCCCGTCCTGCTCGCCTTCGGTGGCCTCATCATCCTCGGCGTGGCCATCGTGCTGCGCGTCCTCGGGCGCGGCGGTACGCGCACCGCCATCGACGAGTCCAAGGCGAAGTACGCGGTCGCCGCGTGGCTCGAGGACATGGCCGCGCAACGCATCACGCTCAAGCTCGCGGGCGGCGCCGAGTTCGCCCAGCGCCGTCTCGACCGGCTGGCGGCGGCGTGGCTCGGGGCCCGGGACGCCCACTTCCGAGTCGTGTTCCGGCAGTACGTCGGTACGCTCGGGCTGCAGGTGATCACGAGCGCGGCGTTGCTCGGCATCGGCGGCTGGCTCGTCATCCAGCGCGAGCTCACCATCGGTCAGCTGGTCGCGGCGGAGCTGGTGGTGGGCGCCGTCGTGGCGTCCCTGAACAAGCTCGGCACGAAGCTGGAGACGGCCTACGACCTCGCGGCGTCGGCCGACAAGCTGCACGTCCTGCTCTACCAGCCCCTCGAGCGCGAAGGGGGCGCGGCCACGCTCCGCGGACGCGGACGCGGACGCGGGCCGGCCGCGCTCGAGCTCTCCACCGTGAGCTCCGCCGACGGCCTGCTGGACGGTCTCAGCCTGCGCGTGGCGCCAGGCCGGCGGCTGCGGGTCAGCGGGGACGAGCGCCGCACCGACGTCCTGGTCGACGTGCTGTTCGGGTTGCGTGCGCCATCGGCCGGCGCCGTGCTCCTGGACGGCGAAGACCTGCGCGACGTCAGCCTGCGGGCGCTGCGACAGCGGGTGGCGGTGGTGGACGGCGCCGAGGTGCTACCCACCACGATCGCCGAGAACGTCAGCGCGGTCGGCCGCGCCATCTCGGCACGCGAGATCTGGGAGACCCTCGAGCGCGTGGGTCTCGCCGAGCACGTGCGCGCGCTGCCGGACGGACTGCAGACCGTGCTGACGCCGTCGGGCACGCCCCTCACGCGCACGGACGCGCTGCGGCTCACCGTGGCGCGCGCCCTCGCCGCGCAGCCGGGCCTCTTGGTGCTCGACCGCACGCTCGACGCGCTCCCACCCTCCCTCGGACACGCGCTGCTCGACGCGCTCGGACGCGAGCAGACCCTCGTCGTCGTCTCTCACTCCGATGGCTTCGACGCGCACGTCGACGCCCACCTCACCCTCACGGAGGACAGCCCATGA
- a CDS encoding winged helix-turn-helix transcriptional regulator, which produces MPEATSHTWTFLSNHAHVLLCIARDPDARVRDIAEQVGITERAVQRILTELEDGRVLARERRGRRTHYAIEANARLRHPLESHRSVADLVRLVEHDG; this is translated from the coding sequence ATGCCCGAAGCCACCTCCCACACATGGACTTTCTTGAGCAATCACGCGCATGTACTGCTCTGCATCGCGCGCGACCCGGACGCGCGCGTGCGCGACATCGCGGAGCAGGTCGGCATCACGGAGCGCGCTGTCCAGCGCATCCTGACCGAGCTGGAAGACGGACGCGTGCTCGCCCGCGAGCGTCGTGGCCGCCGCACACACTACGCGATCGAGGCGAACGCGCGGCTGCGGCACCCCTTGGAGTCCCACCGCAGCGTCGCGGACCTAGTGCGGCTGGTGGAACACGACGGCTGA
- the rpsO gene encoding 30S ribosomal protein S15, with the protein MAQTTDRRAEIINQFRTHENDTGSPEVQIALLTDRIQYLTEHFQTHKKDHHSRRGLLKMVSQRRGLLDYVKRNDIERYRKIITALGIRK; encoded by the coding sequence ATGGCTCAGACCACTGACCGACGCGCGGAAATCATCAATCAGTTCCGCACCCATGAAAACGACACCGGTTCCCCCGAGGTCCAGATCGCGCTCCTCACGGACCGCATCCAGTACCTCACGGAGCACTTCCAGACCCACAAGAAGGACCACCACAGCCGGCGTGGGCTCCTGAAGATGGTGTCCCAACGTCGCGGCCTGCTTGACTACGTCAAGCGCAACGACATCGAGCGCTACCGCAAGATCATCACGGCGCTCGGCATTCGTAAGTAA
- the pnp gene encoding polyribonucleotide nucleotidyltransferase, whose product MIIRESVKIGDKTITLETGRIAKQAGGSVFISCGESVLLVTACGNEEARPGTSFLPLTCDYIEKTYAAGKIPGGFFKREGRLRDHETLTSRIIDRPCRPLFPDDWRAEIQIVATVMSADRENPTDILALTGASLALMLSPVPWAGPVAGVRVGKVDGKLIANPTFKDLEKSTCDIVIAATKDAIVMVEGEAQELTEAEMVEALAFGKDAVQGVLELQERIREAVGKPKFDHTPAVPDATIAARVRDVGLEPIKAACNVREKFARYAAFKAGKKATVKALAGEFEGREEEIKEAYGELQYNTMREQVVFEKVRVDGRDTRTVRPIAIEASLLPRVHGSALFTRGETQSIVTATLGTRRDEQRIDGLTEDSWKNFLLHYNFPPYSVGETKMMRGPGRREIGHGNLAERALKGVIPDKEAFPYTIRIVSEITESNGSSSMATVCGGSLAMMDAGIPVRTPVAGVAMGLIMIGDKYTVLTDILGDEDHLGDMDFKVCGTAKGITAIQMDIKIGGLTTQIMSEAMDQAREARLHILGEMAKVLPASRPELSRYAPRITTLKVKPDQIRTIIGPGGKMIKAIVEQTGVAIDVEDDGTVNISSDDSEAVKKAIAIIESLTTEPEVGGTYKGIVKRIERYGAFIEIAPGKDGLCHITDMAWDYVENVESLMQLGDEVEVKITAIDREGRIRLSRKELLEKPEGYVERPPREDRGDRGDRGDRGDRGDRPRRDRDRGDRPRRDRGPREGGEGGEPRRRRRREGGEGGGEGGSAPSGGAEG is encoded by the coding sequence GTGATCATCAGAGAATCCGTCAAGATCGGTGACAAGACCATCACCCTCGAGACCGGCCGCATCGCCAAGCAGGCGGGTGGCTCGGTCTTCATCTCGTGCGGCGAGTCCGTGCTGCTCGTCACGGCCTGCGGCAACGAGGAGGCGCGCCCCGGCACGTCCTTCCTCCCGCTGACCTGCGACTACATCGAGAAGACCTACGCCGCGGGCAAGATCCCCGGTGGCTTCTTCAAGCGCGAGGGGCGTCTGCGCGACCACGAGACGCTGACGTCGCGCATCATCGACCGCCCCTGCCGGCCGCTCTTCCCGGACGACTGGCGCGCCGAGATCCAGATCGTGGCGACGGTCATGTCGGCCGACCGCGAGAACCCGACCGACATCCTGGCCCTCACGGGCGCCTCGCTGGCGCTCATGCTGAGCCCCGTGCCCTGGGCCGGTCCCGTGGCCGGTGTGCGCGTGGGCAAGGTGGACGGCAAGCTCATCGCGAACCCCACCTTCAAGGACCTCGAGAAGAGCACCTGCGACATCGTCATCGCCGCCACCAAGGACGCCATCGTCATGGTGGAGGGCGAGGCCCAGGAGCTGACCGAGGCCGAGATGGTGGAGGCGCTCGCGTTCGGCAAGGACGCCGTGCAGGGCGTGCTCGAGCTGCAGGAGCGCATCCGCGAGGCCGTCGGCAAGCCCAAGTTCGACCACACCCCCGCCGTGCCGGACGCGACCATCGCGGCGCGCGTGCGCGACGTGGGCCTCGAGCCCATCAAGGCGGCCTGCAACGTGCGCGAGAAGTTCGCGCGCTACGCGGCGTTCAAGGCCGGCAAGAAGGCCACCGTGAAGGCGCTCGCGGGCGAGTTCGAGGGCCGCGAGGAAGAGATCAAGGAGGCCTACGGCGAGCTCCAGTACAACACCATGCGCGAGCAGGTGGTGTTCGAGAAGGTGCGCGTCGACGGCCGCGACACCCGCACGGTGCGCCCCATCGCCATCGAGGCGAGCCTGCTGCCCCGCGTGCACGGCAGCGCGCTCTTCACGCGCGGCGAGACGCAGTCCATCGTGACGGCGACCCTCGGGACCCGGCGCGACGAGCAGCGCATCGACGGCCTCACCGAGGACTCGTGGAAGAACTTCCTGCTGCACTACAACTTCCCTCCCTACAGCGTGGGCGAGACGAAGATGATGCGCGGCCCGGGCCGGCGTGAGATCGGCCACGGCAACCTCGCCGAGCGCGCCCTGAAGGGCGTCATCCCGGACAAGGAGGCCTTCCCCTACACCATCCGCATCGTCTCCGAGATCACGGAGTCGAACGGCTCGTCGTCCATGGCGACGGTCTGCGGCGGCAGCTTGGCCATGATGGACGCGGGCATCCCCGTCCGGACGCCGGTCGCGGGCGTGGCCATGGGCCTCATCATGATCGGGGACAAGTACACGGTCCTCACGGACATCCTCGGCGACGAGGACCACCTGGGCGACATGGACTTCAAGGTGTGCGGCACCGCGAAGGGCATCACCGCCATCCAGATGGACATCAAGATCGGCGGTCTCACCACCCAGATCATGAGCGAGGCGATGGACCAGGCGCGGGAGGCGCGCCTGCACATCCTCGGCGAGATGGCCAAGGTGCTCCCGGCCTCGCGCCCCGAGCTCAGCCGCTACGCGCCGCGCATCACCACCCTGAAGGTCAAGCCGGACCAGATCCGGACGATCATCGGACCGGGTGGCAAGATGATCAAGGCCATCGTCGAGCAGACGGGCGTCGCCATCGACGTCGAGGACGACGGCACGGTCAACATCTCCTCGGACGACTCCGAGGCGGTGAAGAAGGCCATCGCCATCATCGAGAGCCTCACGACCGAGCCCGAGGTGGGCGGCACGTACAAGGGCATCGTCAAGCGCATCGAGCGCTACGGCGCGTTCATCGAGATCGCCCCGGGCAAGGACGGCCTGTGCCACATCACCGACATGGCGTGGGACTACGTCGAGAACGTCGAGTCGCTGATGCAGCTGGGCGACGAGGTCGAGGTGAAGATCACGGCCATCGACCGCGAGGGGCGCATCCGCCTGTCGCGCAAGGAGCTGCTCGAGAAGCCCGAGGGCTACGTGGAGCGTCCGCCCCGCGAGGACCGCGGCGACCGCGGTGATCGTGGCGATCGCGGCGACCGTGGCGACCGCCCCCGCCGTGACCGAGACCGTGGTGACCGCCCGCGCCGTGACCGTGGGCCGCGCGAGGGTGGCGAGGGCGGCGAGCCCCGTCGTCGGCGCCGCCGCGAGGGTGGCGAGGGTGGCGGTGAGGGCGGCAGCGCGCCGTCCGGTGGCGCCGAGGGCTGA
- the dut gene encoding dUTP diphosphatase — protein sequence MQDDAPATRPSLRVERLRPGALVPAYASAGAAGLDLSCAFEDETPRVLAPGATLKVPIGLRVALPPGHEGQVRPRSGLAAKHGVTVLNAPGTIDEDYRGELMVLLVNHGPEPLELRNGMRVAQLVVAPVTRVGVVEEAIGTDETARGTGGFGSTGTAT from the coding sequence ATGCAAGACGACGCTCCAGCAACTCGCCCCTCACTCCGTGTGGAGCGCCTCCGCCCGGGCGCCCTGGTGCCCGCCTACGCGTCCGCTGGGGCGGCAGGCCTCGATCTATCATGTGCGTTCGAAGACGAGACCCCTCGGGTGCTGGCGCCCGGGGCGACGCTCAAGGTCCCCATCGGGCTCCGGGTGGCGCTCCCCCCGGGACACGAGGGTCAGGTCCGCCCCCGCTCGGGGCTCGCGGCCAAACACGGGGTCACGGTCTTGAACGCCCCCGGCACCATCGACGAAGACTACCGCGGCGAGCTCATGGTGCTGCTGGTCAACCACGGGCCCGAACCCCTCGAGCTGCGCAACGGCATGCGCGTGGCCCAGCTGGTGGTGGCCCCCGTCACGCGTGTCGGGGTGGTGGAAGAGGCCATCGGGACCGACGAGACCGCCCGGGGGACCGGTGGCTTCGGCAGCACGGGCACGGCCACCTGA
- the trxA gene encoding thioredoxin has product MAGKNIVAANDLNFDEAVLGSDTPVLVDFAATWCGPCKMIAPLVEQLADEYEGRAKVAKVDIDESPGTASRFGIRGVPTLMVFKGGQVVAQQVGAAPKGKIAELIERSL; this is encoded by the coding sequence ATGGCAGGAAAGAACATCGTCGCAGCGAACGACCTCAACTTCGACGAGGCGGTCCTCGGCAGCGACACGCCCGTGCTCGTCGACTTCGCGGCCACGTGGTGCGGTCCCTGTAAGATGATCGCGCCGCTCGTCGAACAGCTCGCCGACGAGTACGAGGGTCGGGCCAAGGTCGCCAAGGTCGACATCGACGAGAGCCCCGGCACCGCCTCGCGCTTCGGCATCCGCGGCGTGCCCACGCTGATGGTGTTCAAGGGCGGCCAGGTCGTCGCGCAGCAGGTCGGCGCCGCCCCCAAGGGCAAGATCGCCGAGCTGATCGAGCGCTCCCTCTGA
- the ccsA gene encoding cytochrome c biogenesis protein CcsA, giving the protein MLISGLFITTAVLYGIACALYLAHLTRGRAGLTRATNAALGAAVGLHVAYLVSDIAAGHTSFTDIYRVLSLVSFAIVAVFLASTLRRPVTVLGAFITPVTLLFFLASGLGHSVDSVSPEVRSRLLPFHVAVNVLGVSAFALAFGAALAYVLQERLLRRKELGGVFQRLPALDVLDSLSFRASLVGFSLLTIGVVTGALWVVREHASQVMLAPAPLMGIATWWVFASILGLRVMSGWRGRRAALGTIVGFLCAVSVLAFYALRAGSVAS; this is encoded by the coding sequence ATGCTCATCTCCGGCCTCTTCATCACTACCGCCGTCCTGTACGGCATCGCGTGCGCGCTGTACCTGGCGCACCTCACGCGCGGGCGCGCTGGACTGACGCGCGCCACGAACGCGGCTCTGGGAGCCGCGGTGGGCCTGCACGTCGCCTACCTCGTCAGTGACATCGCGGCGGGGCACACCTCCTTCACGGACATCTACCGCGTGCTGTCGCTGGTGTCGTTCGCCATCGTGGCCGTTTTCCTGGCGTCGACGCTTCGGCGCCCGGTGACCGTGCTGGGTGCGTTCATCACGCCAGTCACGCTGCTCTTCTTCCTCGCATCGGGGCTGGGACACAGCGTGGACTCGGTCTCCCCCGAGGTTCGCTCGCGGCTGCTCCCGTTCCACGTGGCGGTCAACGTGCTCGGTGTCAGCGCCTTCGCCCTCGCGTTCGGCGCCGCGCTCGCATACGTGCTCCAGGAGCGGCTGTTGCGTCGCAAGGAGCTCGGCGGAGTGTTCCAGCGGCTCCCCGCGCTCGACGTGCTGGACTCGCTGAGCTTCAGGGCCTCGCTCGTCGGCTTCTCGCTGCTCACCATCGGCGTCGTGACGGGAGCGCTGTGGGTGGTCCGCGAGCACGCGAGCCAAGTCATGCTCGCCCCGGCCCCACTCATGGGCATCGCGACGTGGTGGGTGTTCGCCTCCATCCTGGGCCTGCGTGTCATGTCCGGCTGGCGCGGACGGCGAGCCGCCCTCGGGACCATCGTGGGCTTCCTGTGTGCGGTCAGCGTGCTCGCCTTCTACGCACTACGCGCTGGGAGCGTCGCCTCATGA